The Deltaproteobacteria bacterium genome window below encodes:
- the lysA gene encoding diaminopimelate decarboxylase, protein MNHFRYVGDDLWCEDVPLSRIAGEVGTPTYVYSSATLTRHYQVFDAALAGLDHLICYSVKANSNLAVLKLLFDLGAGADVVSGGELFRALRAGVDPSKVVFSGVGKTEPEIRMALDAGIRAFNVESRDELHAIARVAAAAGARAPVALRVNPDVDAETHPYISTGLQKNKFGIPMPRARDVYREARDLPSIDIVGIDCHIGSQLTKTSPFADAIARLRELVVALRDDGIAIRSVDIGGGLGIPYREETDLPSPADYGAAVAGALAPLADLGLTVLCEPGRVIAGNAGVLLTRVLYHKSTDVKNFVIVDAAFNDLLRPAFYDAYHAIKPVRRRGDADTWVADVVGPICETGDFLARDRSLPRTHNGDLLAVMSAGAYGFVMASNYNSRPRAAEVLVRGDRFAVVRARETLEQLVAGETIPDW, encoded by the coding sequence ATGAACCACTTCCGCTACGTCGGGGACGATCTGTGGTGCGAGGACGTGCCGCTTTCGCGCATCGCCGGCGAGGTCGGCACGCCGACCTACGTCTACAGCAGCGCGACCCTCACGCGCCACTACCAGGTGTTCGACGCCGCGCTCGCGGGGCTCGACCACCTGATCTGCTATTCGGTCAAGGCGAACAGCAACCTCGCGGTGCTCAAGCTGCTGTTCGATCTCGGCGCCGGCGCCGACGTGGTGTCCGGCGGCGAGCTGTTTCGGGCGCTGCGCGCCGGCGTCGATCCGAGCAAGGTCGTGTTCTCGGGGGTCGGCAAGACCGAGCCCGAAATCCGCATGGCGCTCGACGCCGGCATCCGCGCGTTCAACGTCGAGTCGCGCGACGAGCTGCACGCGATCGCGCGGGTCGCGGCCGCCGCCGGCGCGCGCGCGCCGGTCGCGCTGCGCGTCAACCCGGACGTCGACGCCGAGACGCATCCGTACATCTCGACGGGATTGCAGAAAAACAAGTTCGGCATCCCGATGCCGCGCGCGCGCGACGTCTACCGCGAGGCGCGCGATCTGCCGTCCATCGACATCGTGGGGATCGACTGCCACATCGGCTCGCAGCTCACCAAGACGTCCCCGTTCGCCGACGCGATCGCCCGCCTGCGCGAGCTGGTGGTCGCGCTGCGCGACGACGGCATCGCCATCCGATCGGTCGACATCGGCGGCGGCCTCGGCATCCCGTACCGGGAGGAGACCGATCTGCCGTCGCCGGCCGACTACGGCGCCGCGGTCGCCGGCGCGCTCGCCCCGCTGGCCGACCTCGGCCTGACCGTGCTGTGCGAGCCGGGGCGGGTCATCGCCGGAAACGCCGGCGTGCTGCTCACCCGCGTCCTGTATCACAAGTCCACCGACGTCAAGAACTTCGTGATCGTGGACGCCGCGTTCAACGACCTGCTGCGCCCGGCGTTCTACGACGCCTACCACGCGATCAAGCCGGTTCGGCGGCGCGGGGACGCGGACACGTGGGTCGCGGACGTCGTCGGACCGATCTGCGAGACCGGCGATTTCCTCGCGCGCGACCGCTCGCTGCCGCGCACGCACAACGGCGACCTGCTCGCGGTGATGTCCGCTGGCGCTTACGGGTTCGTCATGGCGAGCAACTACAACTCGCGCCCGCGCGCCGCCGAGGTGCTGGTGCGCGGCGACCGCTTCGCGGTCGTGCGCGCCCGCGAGACGCTCGAGCAGCTCGTCGCCGGCGAGACGATCCCCGACTGGTAG